Proteins from one Ipomoea triloba cultivar NCNSP0323 chromosome 1, ASM357664v1 genomic window:
- the LOC116004508 gene encoding basic form of pathogenesis-related protein 1-like isoform X1: protein MEFSFLQVSIAIIALAAIAQPSFGQAACDSDCIKGFIVAHNAARETVGAPPVKWNTTLADFAESYATKRSADCAAQHSQGPYGENIAMASAELSPADSVKLWMDEKKYYDQASNSCTGGECHHYTQVVWRDTTSIGCARATCKTGWMFVTCNYYPPGNYVGERPY from the coding sequence GTCTCTATTGCCATAATTGCCTTAGCCGCCATTGCCCAGCCATCTTTTGGACAGGCCGCCTGTGATTCTGATTGCATTAAAGGGTTTATTGTTGCACATAACGCGGCCCGAGAAACGGTCGGCGCTCCACCGGTTAAGTGGAACACCACCTTAGCAGACTTCGCTGAATCGTATGCCACCAAGAGGTCTGCTGACTGTGCGGCGCAGCACTCACAAGGGCCATATGGAGAAAACATCGCAATGGCTTCTGCCGAATTGTCTCCAGCGGATTCCGTGAAATTGTGGATGGATGAGAAGAAATACTATGACCAGGCGTCGAATTCTTGCACCGGCGGAGAGTGCCACCATTATACGCAGGTGGTTTGGCGTGACACCACGAGTATTGGCTGTGCTAGGGCTACATGCAAAACTGGTTGGATGTTTGTCACCTGCAACTATTACCCTCCAGGCAACTATGTGGGCGAACGTCcatattaa